In Pirellulales bacterium, the sequence CAACGTTGCCACTAGCGCCAAGCGTGCCGCTCCGCGCACAATCTGTGCGCCGGCATTCTCTTTCGCGTCGGCGGGTGCCCCGCGTTTCTCCTCCCTCACCGCTCGCCCCTCGCCCCTCGCCCCTAGTCCCGCATCCATTTCTTTCCCAGCCCCCAGCCCCCAGTTCCCTGCCCCCAATAACATCGCCGCTCCCGCCGCCACCGCCGCCGCGGCCAGCCAATGATGCACGACTCGCGACATGGTTTCACCGTCGAGCAGCAGCTTCCAATAGAGCGCGCGGTCGAGCGGCAGGTCTTTCAGATCGGGCCGCATCGTGAGCGTCGAGATGATCGTGAACAGCGCCGGAAAGTGCCATATCAGGTTCGTGGTCGCCAGCACGGCTAGCCCGCGATGCCACCAGCGATGCCGCCGGAGTCGCTCCCAAAGCAGGACGTAAGCCGCAATGCACACGACGTAAAACGCCAGTTCCCACGCCACGCCCCACCAACGATAGCTTTGCACTCGGCTGAATGTCTCGCGATAGGCCGACGATTCGAGCTGCGCGAGCGCGACGACCGCCACCAGCCCCAAACCGATCCCGATCGTCGCCGCGGCCAGCGACCAGGCAGCCAGGCGGCGGCCGATGCGGCCGGCCAGCGCGTCGCCCAGGCGCGTCTCGCGCCCTTCGAGCCAGATCGCCACCAGCGGCCCGGCCATCGCCAAGTCCACCGCCAGCAGATGGCTGCCGAGAAAGAGCGTGTGAAACAGGAGGTTCAAAGTGCTAAGTACAAAGTACGAAGTACGAAAGTTTTCGGCTTGGCAGGAACGCCGAGCGGTGATTCTTGCCTCGCGATCATTCAAGTCGCGCGGGCGCATTATCATCGCATGCCGGGTCGTCACGGAAAAGCCGCCAGCCGGCCGGGATCCAAACTGCGCACCGTCTCGCGGCGTCTGACTTCACCAGCGCGCTGCGTTTCCGCGGCCACGACGAATCTTGAACGCCACTATGCTATTCGCGACTCGCCGCTCGTCATTGGCGTATAATTGACAGCCAATTTCCGCGGCCGTTACGATGGCCGCTGCCGGGCGCTTAGCTCAGTTGGTTAGAGCGCTGCCCTTACAAGGCAGAAGTCACAGGTTCGAGTCCTGTAGCGCCCACTCTCAATAAACTGGCAACGAAAAAGGCCACCGGAGGTGGCCTCTTCGCGTTTAATGCGGCAGAGTTGTCGAACGCCGCGATTCAGCGCTTGACACTGGCGCGGCGGCGGATCGCGAATAGGCCGCAGCCGGAGCCGATCAGCAGGAGCAGCAAAGTAGACGGCTCGGGAACGGCGGGGCCATAGGCCTGGGCTGTGCCAGTATCGCCGCCATCCGAAAGACCCACGCCGGTCGGGCGAAAACTCTTGGCGTTCGTAGCAAACCAGATCGTCGACGACGTATCGCTCTCGGTGCTCGATGACACCAATTCGGTGCCGTTACTGAGGACCTTGAACTGGATGCCGGGGTCGCTGAACGACGGATCGCGGTCGAGGTCATACGGATCGCCGCTCGCCCAGTTGATCGTCCCCTGCGGCGTGGACGACCCGGTGCCATCCGCGCCGGCATCGGAGATCGTCACTCCAGCCCACGGTTGACTCGGATCGTCGATCGTGATCCGCACGATTTCGTTCGGCGACGTCGTGTTGGGCGTATTGGTGAACTTGTAAGCAAAGGCCAAGTTCTTGGAAACCGGGTCCTGAAAGACACTGCTCGTCACGGTACCCGTGAAGGCGCCGTTTGCGCCGCCTGTAAACAGATACGGGAACGGCGTACTGATCAGCAAGTGCGAATACTGCGCCGGTACGGGACCGGCGGTGTAATACGGCGCGGGCAGGACGTTCGGCGGAGTTGTATTCGGCTTATTCAGATTGCCGCCGACCGGAAGCGGCGAGACTCCCCACGAGATCGATTGCGATGCCGCAAGGAAGATGATCGCAATGGCGATATTCCGCGCCCAAGGCGCGGGATGATGTGAAAAACGACTCACGAGCGGCCCTCCCCGAAAAAAGTTCCAGGTGTCGAATCAGTTGATCGCCTACCGTCGCAAATCGTCCCCGCCCAAGAAACACCGCAGCACGTTCTCATCCCCGCGATCAGGAGGAGTCGTGCTAAGCGCCCCCAACCACGTGATTTGCAAGTGTTATTGTAATCGTCACAACCGGCAATGCAAGGAGTTTTTGCCTATCTTGCGCAAACTTAACATTAGCAGCGGAGGGCATGGGATTCGAACCCACAACCCCTTTCGGGGCACCTGATTTCGAGTCAGGCCGCTAGCCAGTTCGCTTACCCTCCGAAGCGGGCTGTCCCGCGCCGATCCACCTGGAATCCTGAGATCCTATCCGAAAACCGTTTGGAGCGAGGGGGAAAGTCCCCTCTTGTTCCCGACCATCGAGCCGATGGTGCCCGCTCCACAAAACGGTCCCCGGCGGTTTTGGGATAGGCTCTAATTTATCGCTGGCTTCGGCCGCTGGCAAGTTGTGTGGTATGACCTAGGCTTGCTGCGCCGGCGCAACGGTCGATCGGGACGCGGGTCCAGACGCGCGGATCGGCAATAGCTTTCAGGGTCGAATTGATGAACCGTCTCGATGTCAAGCGAATTCAGATTCGCGAAGCCGTGCATCGGCTGGGGGGCTGTCCGGCACAAGGCCGGCTCAAAGTCCGGGACGTGATGACTCCAGCGCCGACCTGCATCGCCTCGAGCACTAGCGTGCTCGACGTGGTGCGGATGTTTCACGCCAAGGAGTTTCGGCACCTGTTGGTCACCGATCCGGGTGGGCGATTGCTGGGACTGGTGAGCGATCGCGACGTGCTCCGCTGCTTTGGTCCAGGGCGTTATCCGGATCAGGAGCGGCTCGCCGGGATCACCGCGCTCGAGATCATGAGCGCGGACCTGATCACCACGGCGCCCGAGGCGCCGCTGGTCTCCTCCGCCGGTGAGATGCTGGGCCACGGCATCAGTTGCCTGCCGGTGTTGGCGGACGACAAGCTCGTCGGAATCTTGACCAACACGGATTTGGAAACCGTCTTGGAAGTCTTGCTGCAAACGTCACAGGCGGCACTGGCCGCACTATCGGCCGCGGCGAGCACGCTGGCTTGACGTAAATCATCCCACCCCACCTCGCTCGGCCACCGTGGCGGTGCGCCTGTAGCGAATGCTCGCCGCCCGGCGTTTCCTGCCGGTTCTTGCAATTGATCTCCGCGTAGCGAGCGGCTGAAAATGGCTCCGCTTGAGCCGCGCCGCGCGTCGATACGCCATGTGCGGACGGCTAAGCGAGTGAGCGGCCGCCAGACGTTCAACAACACGAGGAGACAAGGCCGGCCACTGGATGGCCGGACTACCGCGGAAGGATCCCCTCTAGTCGCGGCGCGATGGGCCGGCAAGCGGCCCGCGGCGCGAGCATTTGCAGAGAGAGGAGAGCCATGCCGAAAGACACGTTCCGAGTCGTGACACGAGGAGCCGATGGAAAACTACGAATCCGCGACTACAGCCAGGCGGATACGCTCCTAAGAATGCACACCCAGATCGGCATCGATGATTGCAGCACGGACCTCGGCCTGCGCGGGCAGCCCGTGTTCCGCGGATTGATCGGCCCTATGCCGGAAGGAAAAAATGTCGTGCGATACGAGTCGCCCGAAGTGTTCGAATCGCTGACAAAAGATTGGAGCACCGCCAAGGCGAGCCGGCGAGCGCGGAGCGTAGCGCAGTAGAGGCAGCGGCGCTAATTGAAGGCGGACGGAAGAAGCATTTTCATTCTGGCTTCTTCGGTCCGCCTTCGTTATTTCTGGTCAGGCGCCTTCCAAGCCGTGCTGCCGCGCGGAGGGTCGTCGCTGAGCGGCGTGCCGCCGGCGGGGTTGCGCTGGGCAATACCAGTGCCGCTGCCGGCAAATGGATCGCTCTTGACCGCGATGGCGACCTTGCTGGTCGTCGTGTCGTCGACGAAATGCGGCGTTGTGACCGGCACTTTCACGGTCTGCTGCTGCGGCACGACTTGCCGCTGCACGACGGGAGTCAGCACTTGTTCGGTGCGCGTATCCCATCGCACCCGCGGCACATAGCGATAAGCCAGATAGGGTTGCGCGAACGGATTATACCGGTTGACCATGTACGGCTGATAAACCCATTCCATCACCGGCGCTTGGACGATCCGCTGCGAGGTTTGGATTTGTGTTTGCAGTTGCTCGGCGTAAACAGTTTGCTGGCGGTCCTCGTAGTGGGTCTCGCAAATCGGCCGGTGGACCGTGCGCGTCGTGACCATGTAGGTCACGCCGTTTTCTTCGACCGTGTGCGATTCATCGGCACGGGCCAAAATCGGTGAGCAAAGAGGCAGAACCAAGACGAGAGCGATCGAGCGTCGAGCTAGCATAAGCAACACCCCCATAAACGCAGGCGCAATACGGCCACCAACGCTCTTATCGGCATGATCGCTACAGACGCTTTAGCGCAGGAGGCAAAGGCCGGTCGCCGTTACGGCACACGGAGTGTGCCTACTACGTAGCAGGTACGCTCCGCGTGCCGCCGGCGGACAGCTAGTTTTTCGGCTTACTCTCCCGTCTCCACCGTCACCGCCATGATGATGGGCGCGGTAGCGTCGGGGCCTTTG encodes:
- a CDS encoding PEP-CTERM sorting domain-containing protein, encoding MSRFSHHPAPWARNIAIAIIFLAASQSISWGVSPLPVGGNLNKPNTTPPNVLPAPYYTAGPVPAQYSHLLISTPFPYLFTGGANGAFTGTVTSSVFQDPVSKNLAFAYKFTNTPNTTSPNEIVRITIDDPSQPWAGVTISDAGADGTGSSTPQGTINWASGDPYDLDRDPSFSDPGIQFKVLSNGTELVSSSTESDTSSTIWFATNAKSFRPTGVGLSDGGDTGTAQAYGPAVPEPSTLLLLLIGSGCGLFAIRRRASVKR
- a CDS encoding CBS domain-containing protein; the protein is MNRLDVKRIQIREAVHRLGGCPAQGRLKVRDVMTPAPTCIASSTSVLDVVRMFHAKEFRHLLVTDPGGRLLGLVSDRDVLRCFGPGRYPDQERLAGITALEIMSADLITTAPEAPLVSSAGEMLGHGISCLPVLADDKLVGILTNTDLETVLEVLLQTSQAALAALSAAASTLA